A window of Argopecten irradians isolate NY chromosome 1, Ai_NY, whole genome shotgun sequence contains these coding sequences:
- the LOC138315169 gene encoding transcription initiation factor TFIID subunit 10-like isoform X4 — translation MSTPGPAGGAQDPGSHDSKTAGVPLIDFVQQLEDYAPTIPDSVTAYYLNRAGLECTDPRITRLMSLAAQKFISDIANDALQHCKMKASGQSSKKQNKDKKLVLTMEDLTPALSEYGINVKKPAYFV, via the exons ATGTCGACCCCCGGGCCTGCTGGAGGGGCCCAGGACCCCGGGTCTCACGACAGTAAGACAGCTGGTGTACCTCTGATAGACTTTGTCCAACAACTGGAAGATTATGCTCCTACG aTTCCTGATTCCGTAACAGCGTATTACCTCAACAGAGCAGGACTTGAATGTACGGATCCACGAAT CACTCGACTTATGTCTTTGGCAGCACAGAAGTTTATATCCGATATTGCTAATGATGCACTACAACACTGCAAGATGAAGGCCtcaggtcaaagttcaaaaaaGCAAAATAAG GACAAAAAGCTAGTGTTGACGATGGAAGACCTGACGCCCGCCCTCTCTGAGTACGGCATTAATGTCAAGAAGCCGGCCTACTTCGTATAG
- the LOC138315169 gene encoding chloride intracellular channel protein 5-like isoform X1: MSVNGDSQNSMPTNHVELYIRAGKDGECLGACINCQRFYMILDRKGKAGELTFDVITINMARPPAEFKKLANRLPVLKHGDEILSDNDEIVQYLDENFPYPSLRYDNMLAHSVCLDIFSKFSFYIKQVSHGPENLLKELQAINDYLEGVDSLYLCGNELKHLDCLMLPKLQHIRVAAKAFKNFDIPADMVGLWNYLKNAYANDTFRKSCPSDQEIVHFWESKPETPKLSEEKKREYGTDGYAEPKFSFDVPL, encoded by the coding sequence ATGAGTGTGAACGGAGATAGCCAAAATAGCATGCCCACTAACCATGTGGAGCTTTATATTCGCGCGGGGAAGGACGGAGAATgtttaggggcctgtataaacTGTCAGCGATTTTACATGATCCTGGACAGGAAGGGCAAAGCAGGAGAGCTCACTTTCGATGTCATCACCATCAATATGGCTCGTCCGCCAGCAGAGTTTAAAAAATTGGCCAACCGACTTCCGGTGTTAAAACATGGAGATGAGATCTTGTCCGAcaacgatgagatagtccaatATCTTGATGAGAACTTTCCTTACCCCAGTTTGAGATACGATAACATGCTTGCCCATAGCGTGTGCTTAGATATCTTCTCTAAGTTTTCCTTTTACATTAAGCAGGTGAGTCACGGGCCAGAAAATCTTCTTAAGGAATTACAGGCTATTAATGACTATCTGGAAGGCGTGGATTCTCTTTACCTGTGTGGTAACGAGCTTAAACACCTCGATTGTCTCATGCTTCCAAAACTACAGCACATCCGTGTCGCAGCCAAAGCTTTCAAGAATTTCGACATCCCTGCAGATATGGTCGGACTTTGGAATTATCTTAAGAATGCTTATGCAAACGATACCTTCCGTAAATCTTGCCCCTCTGATCAAGAAATTGTTCATTTCTGGGAATCGAAGCCTGAGACACCAAAATTGTCTGAAGAAAAGAAGCGGGAATACGGCACAGATGGATACGCAGAGCCAAAATTCTCCTTTGATGTTCCTCTGTAA
- the LOC138315169 gene encoding transcription initiation factor TFIID subunit 10-like isoform X3, whose product MVGLVCLKILATGSDDSVSHSVMSTPGPAGGAQDPGSHDSKTAGVPLIDFVQQLEDYAPTIPDSVTAYYLNRAGLECTDPRITRLMSLAAQKFISDIANDALQHCKMKASGQSSKKQNKDKKLVLTMEDLTPALSEYGINVKKPAYFV is encoded by the exons ATGGTGGGACTGGTTTGTCTGAAAATTCTAGCTACTG GTTCCGATGATAGCGTGTCCCATAGCGTGATGTCGACCCCCGGGCCTGCTGGAGGGGCCCAGGACCCCGGGTCTCACGACAGTAAGACAGCTGGTGTACCTCTGATAGACTTTGTCCAACAACTGGAAGATTATGCTCCTACG aTTCCTGATTCCGTAACAGCGTATTACCTCAACAGAGCAGGACTTGAATGTACGGATCCACGAAT CACTCGACTTATGTCTTTGGCAGCACAGAAGTTTATATCCGATATTGCTAATGATGCACTACAACACTGCAAGATGAAGGCCtcaggtcaaagttcaaaaaaGCAAAATAAG GACAAAAAGCTAGTGTTGACGATGGAAGACCTGACGCCCGCCCTCTCTGAGTACGGCATTAATGTCAAGAAGCCGGCCTACTTCGTATAG